GGATCAGGCGCACCTTGTGACCAAGTGCCTGTATCTTCCGGGCGAGCCACTGTGGACCGACGCAGGATTCCATGCCAACTATGCTTGGTTGTGCGCGCGCAAAGAACTGAAGAAGGGTGTCCCCTCGAAAGCGAAATTTCTGAACAGGTGTGCCGTCGCAGCTCAGGCCAACGACGTGGAATAGGTTCTTGCCAATGTCGATTCCATAGACAGCCGCGGGTCGCGGCAAATTGCGATCGGCCATGATACTCTCCTCTTTAGTCTGCCCTTCCTATGATGAGGGAGGAGGACGGGGCGGTCCATCCCATTAATGGTGACGCCCGCGGGCAAGCGGAAAGCTGTCGCGTATCTCATGGTTGCCCACGGGATGAGCGAACGGCGGGCGTGTAAAGCCATCGGCTGCTGCCGCATGACCATCAGATATCTGACAATCCGGGCGGACGATGCCGTCCTACGGCAGCGCATGCGGGCGATCGCCCACGAACGCCGTCGTTTTTGTTTGTCGGCGCCTGCACGTGCTGCTCAACCGGGAGGGCTACCTGGTCAAACCACAAGAAGCTGTTCCGGGGAAGAGAGGCTTGCGGTACGCCGCCGCGGCGGCCGCAAGCGGGCCGCCCTTGGGACCCGGGCGCCAATGACGGTGCCGATGGCCCGCAACGATCGCTGGTTGCTCGACTTCGTGTCGGATCAGCTGACCTGCGGCCGCCGCTTCAGCGTCCTCACCGTGGTCGATGACTGCACCCGCGAGTGCTTGGCGCTAGTCGCCGATACCTCGCTCTCCGGCATCCGCGTGGCGCGGGAACTGGACCGGCTGATGTTCGAGCGCGGCGAGCCCAGGATGGTGGTCAGCGACAACGGCACCGAGCTCACCAGCAACGCCATCCTGACATGGGCCGATCAAAGCCCCGTCGGTTGGCATTACATCGCGCCGGGCAAGCCCATGCAGAATGCGTTCATCGAGCGCTTCAATGGCCGGCTGCGGGACGAACTGCTCAACGAGACGCTGTTCACGTCACTGGCGCAGGCCCTCGTCGCGCTCGGATGCGGGCGGGCCCACTACAACGACGCACGACCACACTCTCAGCTCGGATGGAAAACGCCGTCCGAGTTCGCCGACACCTGCCATCCGCGACGGGATCTGGCGCTGTGCGTTATGCCGAAGGCTCTGCGCCAGCTCCCGTCGCTCCCCCAACTGGGCAAATCCAACGACCGGGGCGAACTCAGGGCTGGATAAAACTTGGGGCAAGGTCAGCACGTGCGGATGCAGGTCAATGTGTTGGGTGCCGAGCGTCGGCGGCGATGGAGTTACGACGAGAAGGTCCGTCTGTCGAGGAGACGTTTGCAGGCCGGCGAGACGGTCTGCGGCGTCGCGCGCCGGCATGGGGTGGCTCACGACTTCCAGCTCTTCGAACGTCAGCGCCAACTGCGCTTGCGGGTAAATCCGCGCACCGTCGTCGGTTTGCCACAGCCTCTTCCGCCGCCAGCTCGTCCCCGGTGGCGTCAGATCTGACGCTTTAGCTTGGCGATCTGCAACTTCTGCTGCGCAATCAGTGCCTCGCATAGCTTGCTGTTCCGGCAGGCGCGCCAAGCCGCCTGGGCGGTGATGCGGTGCCAGCTCTGGTTCCTGTCGAGATCACACGTGCACCGGCATCGATCAGCACGTCGCAACTGGCGTCTTCGCCTCCTAAGCAACGCGCAACGGCTGGAATCATCGAGATCGAGCTTAGCGGCGGCTGTCGTGTTCGCGTTGATCGCGACGAGCTGCAGCGGGTTTTTGAGCTTCTGCGACGACGATGATCCCGCTCCCGAGCGGCGTCAGGGTATGGATCGCGACTGGCCACACCGACATGCGTCGGGCCATGCAAAGTTTGGCGCTTGCGGTTCAGGAAAGCTTGGAGCGCGATCCCCATGCCGGCGATCTCTATATCTTATGGGGCCGCCGCGGCCTTCTGGTCAAGATTCTCTCGCATGACGGCTTGGGCATGTCGCTCTATGCCAAGCGCCTGGATCACGGCAGGTTCATCTGGCCGTCGACGTCGGTCGGCGCGGTGTCGATCTCGGCAGCGCAAATGGCTTACATGCTCGAGGGCATCGACTGGTGGACTCCCCAACTGAGCTGGCGGCCGCAGAGCGGGGGCTAATCCAGGAAAATCCTCATATTGCCGACATTTGGGAGTCCCAATGCATTCAATCTGTGATTCACTGCGTCGCATGAATGCGGATCGCGACGCCGCTCCGGATGACGTTGCCGCCCTGAAGGCGGCGCCGGCAGCCGAGCGCGCTAAGGGTACGGAGATCGCCGCCGAGCTCGCGGTCGCCCGTGCGAAAGCGTCGGAAGACGCGCCGAGTGGCCAGACCTTCCCGGAGCACCTGAACTCAGGACTGGATAACACTTGGGGGCGAGGTCACGATAAATGTCAGTGGCTAGTTTGATGATGTTGTCGCAGCCGCTACCGCCGGGAATGTCCGAAGTTTTGTGTAAGCGATTTCTGTGAAGGTGGGTTTTGCGTTTGAGACATTGAAAGCTGGCATCGACGGCATGGCCGATAATTCTGCTTGGCCGGACCGAGCGGTCAAGCCCCGAAGCCGCGCAGCGGCGCGCCGCAGGCGCGGGGCTTGACGGCGAAGGTTCGGTCCAAACGATCATGGTCGGCGCCGTGATGTCGGTTGTGATCATCAGCGCGCTGTTCCGGGAAACCGCGCGCCGAAGTGGATGGCGAACTGCCCCATCGCGGCAGTCCATTCAACCGGTCGCCGCCAATAAACGCCAGCGTTCCTGAGGGCGAGATACAACAGCTTGAGCGCCGCCTCGTCGGTCGGGAAGCTGCCGCGGGTCTTGATGATCTTGCGCAGCGAACGATGTAGCGCCTCGACCCCGTTTGTCGTGTAGATCATCTTTCGGATGCCAGGCGCGAAGGCGAAGAACGGCACTACGTGCTCCCACGCTTTGCGCCAGATCTGGCCAATGGCGGGATAGCGCTTGCCCCATTCGGCCTCGAACTCGGCAAGCCTCAGCGCCGCCGCGTCGGCACTCTCAGCCCGATAGATCGCCTTTCGAGGGCAGGATCGCCTTGCGGTCCTTCCAGGAGACGAAGGCAAGGCTGTTACGGATCAGGTGCACGATGCAGGTCTGCACCAGCGTCTGCGGGTAGACCGATGTGATCGCCTCGGGAAACCCCTTCAGCTCGTCGACGACGGCAATCAGGATATCGTTGACGCCGCGCGCCTTGAGTTCGTTGACGACCCGCAGCCAGAATTTGGCGCCCTCGGTCTGCTCGATCCAGAGCCCGAGCGTCCTTCTCGCCATCGGCATTGTAGGCGAGCGCAACGTAGACCGCCTTGTTCTTGACCAGCCCTTCGTCGCGTATCTTGACCCGCAGCGCGTCAAAAAAGACGATTGGGTACACGGCGTCGAGCGGCCGGCTCTGGCATTCCCGGACCTCATCGAGGACGGCGTCGGCCACCCGGCTAATGAGATCGGGCGAGACCTCGGCGCCTTAGAGCTCGGCCAGGTGGCCCTGGATCTCCCGCACCGTCATGCCGCGGGCATAGAGGCTCAGGATCTTGTCGTCGAAACCATCGAACCGGGTCTGCCCCTTGGCGGTCAACTGCGGCTCGAAGCTGCCGGCCCGATCGCGAGGCACGGTAATCTCGATCTCGCCATCCTCCGTCAGGATCGTCTTCGAGCTTGTCCCGTTGCGGCTGTTGCCTGAGCCCCGGCCGGCAGGATCACCCTTCTCGTAGCCCAAATGCTCGGTCAGCTCGGCTCCAAGTGCGCGCTCGATCAAGGCCTTCTTGAGCTGCTTGAACAGCCCATTCTCGCCGGTCAGGTTTTCGGGCTTGCTGTAGTTCGCAAGAAGCTGGTCCAGCAGTTCAGGGGTAATCGTCGTATCGGTGGTCATGTGAGTCTCCAATTAAGGTAAACTCACAGAAACCTCCTTACACATCGTTCCGGACACCCTCCTACCGCCCCGCTCGCAGAGGAGGTCCGTAACGCACAGAGCCGTGGCACGAGCCACTATCGGTCGCAGCTATTTTATCAGACAAGACTCTGCATAAGAGTCGTTGAGGTCCGCGATCGCCTTGCGGATGGCCCCGTTGAGTTCGTCAAGCGAGAAGAAGCGCCGGTTCCGCAGCCGCGCCAGCACAAACCGCTGGACGATCTGCACCGCCACTTCCACCTTCGCCTTGTCGCGTGGTTTGCGCGGACGCGTGGGCAGGATCGCGGTGCCGTAGTGCTCGGCCAGCTCCTGGTAGGTGCGGTTGATGCCCGGCTCATAGCGACAGGTGGCGGTGACGCCGGCCTTCAGATTGTCGCAGACGATCGCCTTCGGCACGCCGCCGATCGCGCGCAACGTATTGGCGTGCAGCCCGATCCAGTCGGCCAGCCCTTCCGACCAACGCGCCTCGGCAAAGGTGTAGTTGGATGCTCCTAGCACCGCGACGAAGACATGGGCCAGCCGCTGCGCGCCGGTCGCGGCGTCGAACACCGGCACCGTGTCGCCCGCGAAGTCGACGAACAGCTTCTCTCCAGGCCCATGCGTCTGCCGCATGGTCGGCGAGATCGCCTCGCTCCATTCCCGGTAGAGATCGCAAAACCGGCTGTAGCCATAGCCGTCGGCGTGCTCCGCGCGATATTCCTCCCACAACAGGAGCAACGTCACGCTGCGCCGCTTCAGCTCCCGGTGCACCGCCTTCCAGTCGGGCAACGGCCGCGCCGGCTTCTCCTCGAATGTCGGCGGCGTGAACAGCCGGCGC
The window above is part of the Bradyrhizobium guangdongense genome. Proteins encoded here:
- the tnpB gene encoding IS66 family insertion sequence element accessory protein TnpB (TnpB, as the term is used for proteins encoded by IS66 family insertion elements, is considered an accessory protein, since TnpC, encoded by a neighboring gene, is a DDE family transposase.), which translates into the protein MIPLPSGVRVWIATGHTDMRRAMQSLALAVQESLERDPHAGDLYILWGRRGLLVKILSHDGLGMSLYAKRLDHGRFIWPSTSVGAVSISAAQMAYMLEGIDWWTPQLSWRPQSGG
- the istA gene encoding IS21 family transposase, translated to MRKVREVLRLRHALGVSERQIAVTVGISRSTVGEYLRRAAVIGITWPVPEGMDDGELERRLFTPPTFEEKPARPLPDWKAVHRELKRRSVTLLLLWEEYRAEHADGYGYSRFCDLYREWSEAISPTMRQTHGPGEKLFVDFAGDTVPVFDAATGAQRLAHVFVAVLGASNYTFAEARWSEGLADWIGLHANTLRAIGGVPKAIVCDNLKAGVTATCRYEPGINRTYQELAEHYGTAILPTRPRKPRDKAKVEVAVQIVQRFVLARLRNRRFFSLDELNGAIRKAIADLNDSYAESCLIK